In one Zalophus californianus isolate mZalCal1 chromosome 10, mZalCal1.pri.v2, whole genome shotgun sequence genomic region, the following are encoded:
- the PCP4L1 gene encoding Purkinje cell protein 4-like protein 1 isoform X3 produces MSELNTKTSPATNQAPGPEEKGKAGGAKKTEEEEEIDIDLTAPETEKAALAIQGKFRRFQKRKKDPSS; encoded by the exons CTTAATACCAAAACATCCCCAGCAACCAACCAGGCACCTGGCCCAGAGGAAAAGG GGAAAGCTGGTGGTGCCAAGaagactgaggaggaggaggagatcgACATTGATCTGACAGCGCCGGAAACAGAGAAGGCTGCCCTTGCTATTCAGGGCAAGTTCCGGAgattccagaaaaggaaaaaggatccTAGCTCCTGA
- the PCP4L1 gene encoding Purkinje cell protein 4-like protein 1 isoform X1 translates to MLCRLSQPGAPSITHLRFIHMVLNTKTSPATNQAPGPEEKGKAGGAKKTEEEEEIDIDLTAPETEKAALAIQGKFRRFQKRKKDPSS, encoded by the exons atgctctgccgactgagccagcccggcgccCCTAGCATAACGCATTTGCGGTTCATCCACATGGtt CTTAATACCAAAACATCCCCAGCAACCAACCAGGCACCTGGCCCAGAGGAAAAGG GGAAAGCTGGTGGTGCCAAGaagactgaggaggaggaggagatcgACATTGATCTGACAGCGCCGGAAACAGAGAAGGCTGCCCTTGCTATTCAGGGCAAGTTCCGGAgattccagaaaaggaaaaaggatccTAGCTCCTGA